The following are encoded together in the Carassius auratus strain Wakin chromosome 34, ASM336829v1, whole genome shotgun sequence genome:
- the LOC113053068 gene encoding ras guanine nucleotide exchange factor F-like isoform X3 — translation MVAYQGFMYVFGGMQDSSYTNSKTPLWVFDTVKECWINWKTGSEPLQGVTPANRKGHSAVIFGSSMYVYGGYIDIRGSTKEFWKFDFDSRGWSLLSSVQGGPGPRHGHSAMTYQDSMYLYGGLQGLREQKDLWSWSSASQTWSCIKFHSGPPRLVGHSAVLLKDSMLIFGGGETQSSPQSSLWRFNLEKQTWKKLALLPGSPSLCRIHHCSIGLGKSFQPTVPNSVYLREIPNSHIINNRLRPFKNKCQPSRPNLHEPCIELKTFHMDIKKHSPDFSITLKDTKVKGSCLTFENQEAISEKRNSVDLAEDTEDAMFLHMPDLLLVLGGKPLQGQHVISVWHMTVA, via the exons ATGGTAGCATATCAG GGGTTTATGTATGTCTTCGGAGGAATGCAAGACTCATCATATACTAACTCAAAAACACCTCTTTGGGTATTTGATACAg TTAAAGAGTGCTGGATTAACTGGAAAACAGGGAGTGAACCTTTACag GGAGTGACACCAGCAAACAGAAAAGGGCACAGTGCTGTTATCTTTGGGTCATCTATGTATGTCTACGGTGGATACATTGATATAAGAGGATCAACGAAGGAATTCTGGAAATTTGATTTTG ATTCTAGGGGGTGGTCGCTACTAAGCAGTGTACAAGGTGGGCCTGGTCCCAGACATGGTCACTCAGCTATGACATACCAGGATTCTATGTACCTTTATGGTGGCCTGCAGGGCCTGAGGGAACAGAAGGACCTGTGGAGCTGGAGTTCTGCCAGTCAAACCTGGAGCTGCATCAAATTCCA TTCAGGTCCTCCCAGGCTGGTTGGTCACTCTGCTGTATTGTTGAAGGACAGCATGCTCATCTTTGGTGGTGGGGAAACCCAGAGCTCTCCTCAGAGCAGCTTGTGGAGGTTCAACCTGGAAAAACAAACCTGGAAAAAGCTAGCATTGTTGCCTGGATCCCCCTCTCTGTGCCGGATCCATCACTGCAGCATTGGCCTAGGCAAGAGTTTCCAGCCAACAGTTCCAAACAGTGTCTATTTAAGGGAAATACCCAACTCTCACATCATCAATAACAGGCTAAGACCATTTAAGAACAAGTGCCAACCATCCCGCCCCAATTTGCATGAGCCCTGCATTGAGCTCAAGACTTTCCACATGGACATTAAGAAGCATTCACCAGATTTTAGTATTACACTGAAAGACACTAAGGTGAAAGGAAGCTGTCTCACCTTTGAGAACCAGGAGGCTATTAGTGAGAAGCGGAACAGTGTTGACCTGGCAGAAGACACCGAGGATGCCATGTTTCTCCATATGCCTGACTTGCTGTTAGTTCTGGGTGGTAAGCCTCTGCAAGGACAGCATGTGATTTCAGTGTGGCATATGACAGTGGCATAA
- the LOC113053068 gene encoding kelch domain-containing protein 3-like isoform X2 translates to MLPYDSEEAPEELEEHTMVAYQGFMYVFGGMQDSSYTNSKTPLWVFDTVKECWINWKTGSEPLQGVTPANRKGHSAVIFGSSMYVYGGYIDIRGSTKEFWKFDFDSRGWSLLSSVQGGPGPRHGHSAMTYQDSMYLYGGLQGLREQKDLWSWSSASQTWSCIKFHSGPPRLVGHSAVLLKDSMLIFGGGETQSSPQSSLWRFNLEKQTWKKLALLPGSPSLCRIHHCSIGLGKSFQPTVPNSVYLREIPNSHIINNRLRPFKNKCQPSRPNLHEPCIELKTFHMDIKKHSPDFSITLKDTKVKGSCLTFENQEAISEKRNSVDLAEDTEDAMFLHMPDLLLVLGGKPLQGQHVISVWHMTVA, encoded by the exons ATGCTTCCCTATGATAGCGAAGAAGCACCTGAAGAACTGGAGGAGCACACAATGGTAGCATATCAG GGGTTTATGTATGTCTTCGGAGGAATGCAAGACTCATCATATACTAACTCAAAAACACCTCTTTGGGTATTTGATACAg TTAAAGAGTGCTGGATTAACTGGAAAACAGGGAGTGAACCTTTACag GGAGTGACACCAGCAAACAGAAAAGGGCACAGTGCTGTTATCTTTGGGTCATCTATGTATGTCTACGGTGGATACATTGATATAAGAGGATCAACGAAGGAATTCTGGAAATTTGATTTTG ATTCTAGGGGGTGGTCGCTACTAAGCAGTGTACAAGGTGGGCCTGGTCCCAGACATGGTCACTCAGCTATGACATACCAGGATTCTATGTACCTTTATGGTGGCCTGCAGGGCCTGAGGGAACAGAAGGACCTGTGGAGCTGGAGTTCTGCCAGTCAAACCTGGAGCTGCATCAAATTCCA TTCAGGTCCTCCCAGGCTGGTTGGTCACTCTGCTGTATTGTTGAAGGACAGCATGCTCATCTTTGGTGGTGGGGAAACCCAGAGCTCTCCTCAGAGCAGCTTGTGGAGGTTCAACCTGGAAAAACAAACCTGGAAAAAGCTAGCATTGTTGCCTGGATCCCCCTCTCTGTGCCGGATCCATCACTGCAGCATTGGCCTAGGCAAGAGTTTCCAGCCAACAGTTCCAAACAGTGTCTATTTAAGGGAAATACCCAACTCTCACATCATCAATAACAGGCTAAGACCATTTAAGAACAAGTGCCAACCATCCCGCCCCAATTTGCATGAGCCCTGCATTGAGCTCAAGACTTTCCACATGGACATTAAGAAGCATTCACCAGATTTTAGTATTACACTGAAAGACACTAAGGTGAAAGGAAGCTGTCTCACCTTTGAGAACCAGGAGGCTATTAGTGAGAAGCGGAACAGTGTTGACCTGGCAGAAGACACCGAGGATGCCATGTTTCTCCATATGCCTGACTTGCTGTTAGTTCTGGGTGGTAAGCCTCTGCAAGGACAGCATGTGATTTCAGTGTGGCATATGACAGTGGCATAA
- the LOC113053068 gene encoding actin-fragmin kinase-like isoform X1, with protein MNQGRGACLWTSVPQHYPAPCDRYKHASCAYRGHVYVLGGREKCSLRDFWKYNVVCDKWAMLPYDSEEAPEELEEHTMVAYQGFMYVFGGMQDSSYTNSKTPLWVFDTVKECWINWKTGSEPLQGVTPANRKGHSAVIFGSSMYVYGGYIDIRGSTKEFWKFDFDSRGWSLLSSVQGGPGPRHGHSAMTYQDSMYLYGGLQGLREQKDLWSWSSASQTWSCIKFHSGPPRLVGHSAVLLKDSMLIFGGGETQSSPQSSLWRFNLEKQTWKKLALLPGSPSLCRIHHCSIGLGKSFQPTVPNSVYLREIPNSHIINNRLRPFKNKCQPSRPNLHEPCIELKTFHMDIKKHSPDFSITLKDTKVKGSCLTFENQEAISEKRNSVDLAEDTEDAMFLHMPDLLLVLGGKPLQGQHVISVWHMTVA; from the exons ATGAACCAGGGGAGAGGTGCTTGTTTGTGGACCTCAGTGCCTCAGCACTACCCCGCACCATGTGATCGTTACAAGCATGCGTCTTGTGCCTACAGAGGCCATGTTTACGTATTAGGTGGCAGAGAAAAATGCTCACTGAGAGATTTCTGGAAATATAATGTGG tctGTGACAAGTGGGCCATGCTTCCCTATGATAGCGAAGAAGCACCTGAAGAACTGGAGGAGCACACAATGGTAGCATATCAG GGGTTTATGTATGTCTTCGGAGGAATGCAAGACTCATCATATACTAACTCAAAAACACCTCTTTGGGTATTTGATACAg TTAAAGAGTGCTGGATTAACTGGAAAACAGGGAGTGAACCTTTACag GGAGTGACACCAGCAAACAGAAAAGGGCACAGTGCTGTTATCTTTGGGTCATCTATGTATGTCTACGGTGGATACATTGATATAAGAGGATCAACGAAGGAATTCTGGAAATTTGATTTTG ATTCTAGGGGGTGGTCGCTACTAAGCAGTGTACAAGGTGGGCCTGGTCCCAGACATGGTCACTCAGCTATGACATACCAGGATTCTATGTACCTTTATGGTGGCCTGCAGGGCCTGAGGGAACAGAAGGACCTGTGGAGCTGGAGTTCTGCCAGTCAAACCTGGAGCTGCATCAAATTCCA TTCAGGTCCTCCCAGGCTGGTTGGTCACTCTGCTGTATTGTTGAAGGACAGCATGCTCATCTTTGGTGGTGGGGAAACCCAGAGCTCTCCTCAGAGCAGCTTGTGGAGGTTCAACCTGGAAAAACAAACCTGGAAAAAGCTAGCATTGTTGCCTGGATCCCCCTCTCTGTGCCGGATCCATCACTGCAGCATTGGCCTAGGCAAGAGTTTCCAGCCAACAGTTCCAAACAGTGTCTATTTAAGGGAAATACCCAACTCTCACATCATCAATAACAGGCTAAGACCATTTAAGAACAAGTGCCAACCATCCCGCCCCAATTTGCATGAGCCCTGCATTGAGCTCAAGACTTTCCACATGGACATTAAGAAGCATTCACCAGATTTTAGTATTACACTGAAAGACACTAAGGTGAAAGGAAGCTGTCTCACCTTTGAGAACCAGGAGGCTATTAGTGAGAAGCGGAACAGTGTTGACCTGGCAGAAGACACCGAGGATGCCATGTTTCTCCATATGCCTGACTTGCTGTTAGTTCTGGGTGGTAAGCCTCTGCAAGGACAGCATGTGATTTCAGTGTGGCATATGACAGTGGCATAA
- the LOC113053069 gene encoding ras-related protein Ral-B-like, protein MAANKSKGQSSLTLHKVIMVGSGGVGKSALTLQFMYDEFVEDYEPTKADSYRKKVVLDGEEVQIDILDTAGQEDYAAIRDNYFRSGEGFLLVFSITEHESFTATAEFREQILRVKAEEDKIPLLLVGNKSDLEDRRQVSVDEARGKAEECGVQYVETSAKTRANVDKVFFDLMREVRAKKMSENKDKNGKGKNKKNKKSFKERCCLL, encoded by the exons ATGGCAGCCAATAAGAGTAAGGGTCAGAGCTCCCTAACGCTGCACAAGGTCATTATGGTGGGCAGTGGAGGCGTAGGAAAGTCTGCTCTTACTCTTCAGTTTATGTATGATGAG TTTGTTGAAGATTATGAGCCCACAAAGGCTGACAGCTACAGGAAGAAAGTGGTGTTGGATGGAGAAGAGGTGCAGATTGACATTCTAGATACAGCTGGGCAAGAAGACTATGCGGCCATCCGAGACAATTATTTCCGTAGCGGAGAGGGTTTCCTGTTggtgttctccataacagagcatGAGTCCTTCACGGCCACAGCAGAATTCAG GGAGCAGATCCTGCGGGTTAAAGCTGAGGAGGATAAGATTCCACTGCTTTTGGTTGGAAATAAGTCGGACCTTGAGGATCGGAGGCAGGTTTCAGTGGACGAGGCCAGAGGAAAAGCAGAAGAGTGTGGTGTGCAGTATGTAGAGACTTCTGCCAAGACACGGGCCAATGTGGACAAG GTATTTTTTGATCTAATGAGGGAAGTCCGTGCTAAAAAGATGTCAGAAAATAAGGACAAAAACGGGAAGggaaaaaataagaagaataagaagaGCTTCAAAGAGCGATGCTGTTTACTTTGA